From the genome of Virgibacillus siamensis, one region includes:
- a CDS encoding ATP-binding cassette domain-containing protein translates to MTDTAFLQVSQLSKEIKNESILKEINLTLSKGRIYGFRGKNGSGKTMLFRALSGLILPSKGSVKVDGQVLGKEISFPSSVGVLIENPGFINGYTGFKNLKLLADLTGRISDERIKESIRLVGLDPEDKRKYRKYSLGMKQRLGIAQAIMEEPDLIILDEPTNALDSDGVGEFKELLLNLKSKNKCILLASHDKDELNFLSDIIYLMENGKIIDTYDPQGEEDE, encoded by the coding sequence ATGACAGATACAGCCTTCTTGCAAGTGAGTCAGTTGTCAAAAGAAATTAAAAACGAATCTATTTTAAAAGAGATCAATCTAACCTTAAGCAAAGGGAGGATTTATGGCTTCAGGGGCAAAAACGGCTCTGGTAAAACAATGTTGTTCAGGGCGTTAAGCGGATTAATTCTTCCATCTAAAGGCTCTGTAAAAGTCGATGGTCAGGTACTCGGTAAAGAAATATCCTTTCCATCAAGTGTTGGCGTACTGATAGAAAATCCGGGTTTTATCAATGGTTATACCGGGTTTAAGAACTTGAAGTTGCTCGCTGATTTAACAGGAAGAATCAGTGATGAACGCATTAAAGAATCGATACGACTAGTTGGACTCGACCCGGAAGACAAACGAAAATATCGCAAATACTCACTGGGCATGAAACAAAGATTGGGAATTGCCCAGGCGATTATGGAAGAACCGGATCTTATTATCCTGGATGAACCAACTAATGCACTTGATTCAGATGGAGTAGGAGAATTTAAAGAGTTATTGCTGAATTTAAAATCCAAGAATAAATGTATATTATTGGCAAGCCATGACAAGGATGAGCTTAATTTTCTTTCCGATATAATTTATTTAATGGAGAATGGAAAAATTATTGATACGTATGACCCGCAAGGTGAAGAAGATGAATAA
- a CDS encoding AraC family transcriptional regulator has protein sequence MDSLKNMNDALRYVEENLINDIDAREVAKRALCSEYHFKRMFSFLAGVTLSEYIRRRRLTLAAFELNNSDLKVIDVAMKYGYNSPDSFTRAFHILHGVTPSEARNNGHTIKAYPRMTFQLSIKGGKEMNYRIEEKRGFNIVGIKKRVPIIFNGVNPEIESMWESLDDGTINKLKKLSNIEPIGLISASTNFSETRMEEKGGLDHYIGVATTNECPASLTKHEVPSLTWAVFDSVGPFPETLQDIWGRIYSEWFPSSNFEQIEGPEILWNENKDTSSPKFKSEIWIPVKKK, from the coding sequence GTGGATTCACTTAAGAATATGAACGACGCCCTAAGATATGTTGAAGAAAATCTTATAAATGATATTGACGCTCGTGAAGTAGCAAAGCGTGCATTGTGTTCAGAGTATCATTTTAAACGAATGTTTTCTTTTCTGGCAGGTGTAACATTGTCGGAATACATTCGGCGAAGACGTCTCACGCTTGCGGCCTTTGAGCTGAACAATAGCGATTTGAAAGTTATTGATGTGGCCATGAAGTATGGATATAATTCTCCGGACTCTTTTACGAGGGCGTTTCATATCCTTCACGGAGTAACACCATCGGAGGCCAGAAATAATGGTCACACCATAAAAGCTTATCCACGAATGACCTTTCAATTATCAATTAAAGGTGGGAAAGAAATGAATTATCGAATTGAAGAAAAACGAGGATTTAACATCGTTGGGATTAAGAAAAGGGTTCCTATTATTTTTAACGGGGTTAACCCAGAAATTGAATCTATGTGGGAAAGTTTAGATGATGGGACTATAAATAAGCTCAAAAAACTTTCCAATATCGAACCTATTGGTTTGATTAGTGCATCTACCAACTTTTCTGAAACTCGGATGGAGGAAAAAGGGGGATTGGATCACTATATTGGTGTGGCTACAACAAACGAGTGTCCTGCTAGCCTGACTAAACATGAAGTTCCGTCTCTAACGTGGGCCGTGTTTGACTCTGTTGGACCATTTCCTGAAACGTTACAAGATATCTGGGGACGTATTTATTCCGAGTGGTTTCCTTCTTCAAACTTTGAGCAAATAGAAGGCCCCGAAATACTTTGGAATGAAAATAAAGATACAAGCTCGCCGAAATTTAAGAGTGAAATTTGGATACCAGTTAAGAAAAAATAA
- a CDS encoding GrpB family protein: protein MKVRLSEYDKNWVRMFDNEAQFLKEIFGDEIIKFEHFGSTSVPGMNAKPVIDMMCLVKDIKKIDSFNERMRILGYDVAGEWGIQGRRLFRKGGENRTHHIHVYQYDNPQIRRHLVLRDYLRTHPDEIEKYRSFKEELAEQYDDTAFYSKAKKPFVKELEQRALNWFENQEP from the coding sequence TTGAAAGTTCGGCTGTCGGAGTATGATAAAAATTGGGTTCGAATGTTCGATAATGAAGCCCAGTTTTTAAAAGAAATCTTCGGGGATGAAATAATCAAATTTGAGCATTTTGGAAGTACCTCTGTTCCAGGCATGAATGCAAAGCCTGTTATTGATATGATGTGTCTTGTAAAAGACATCAAGAAAATCGATTCATTCAATGAACGGATGCGCATACTTGGATATGATGTTGCTGGCGAATGGGGAATTCAGGGCAGACGATTATTTCGAAAAGGTGGGGAAAATAGAACCCATCATATTCATGTTTATCAGTATGATAACCCACAAATAAGGCGACATCTGGTGTTACGAGATTATTTAAGGACTCATCCCGACGAAATTGAAAAATATAGATCTTTTAAAGAAGAATTGGCTGAACAATATGACGATACTGCTTTCTACAGCAAGGCAAAAAAACCTTTTGTAAAGGAATTGGAACAGCGGGCGTTAAATTGGTTTGAAAACCAAGAACCATAG
- a CDS encoding glycoside hydrolase family 97 catalytic domain-containing protein: MFNKKGYTLILFLGLSLMVSLSVSTAFASSSESPNKNDHEKKASISSPNGKVHLDFELSENGKPHYELSYKGEELIEPSSLGFEFKNQKALKGSFKIVKTSMKTFNNTWEPVWGEKSKIRNHYKQLTIYLQEKEAPNRKMNLVFKVYNNGVGFRYVLPEQENLDKNIRITAENTEFKFSSDNTSWWIPNDWNSYEYNYKNTPLSEVEEVSTPFTMKTPEGTFLTVHEAALIDYAGMALKKVDGESTTLKSYLAPWPNSNVKVKKDALPVKTPWRTIQIGDDAGDLVESDMILNLNEPSALEDTSWIEPMKYIGIWWEMISGDSTWESGPKHGATTENAKKYIDFAYKYLDSENQNIGLLVEGWNIGWDGNWMENGDEFSFTQPYPDYNLKEVVEYAQDHGVSYIMHNETSGNIINYEKQMDEAYDLYQELGIHAIKSGYVADNGMHNPEDQSHHGQYMVNHYLEAVKKAAKHQIMIDTHEPIKGTGLRRTYPNWMSREGVSGMEYAAFGDDNNLPKHSTILPFTRMMAGPIDFTPGIFDVKTSNNPNTRVLTTRAKQLALYVTISSGVQMVADEPKNYKDEDGNILPAFEFIKDVPVTWDDIIVPKAKIGDYVSIIRQKGEEWYIGSITDKQARDLEIDLDFLDKGKKYVAEIYSDGPNADWKTNPNPVSIKKAIVKSNDTFVASLAAGGGQAVRIYPASKKEIAKLPNYKAKKMKLSYTHVPESIQSNDSFEIKVNIRNKGNVIVGKNLKLQIDGKTVAKKHVRVAPGGTEEIRFTYNKLFKTGDHRISVNGLPAKKITVEKKKTIFEYSNFSVSAQDQTITATAEVTNFGSYKDVAEVPLFINEELVKRKRIEVPAQAGGGSKDVTFTYSTSDNIGVYKVAIGNLESKLAALPKIELAGGWLFHKGDNLDWKAPGYDDSGWQKVNLPASWEEHSNYTENNVYGWYRKEIFIPEEWKGHSLKVTLGKIDDMDATYFNGQKIGQSGKFPTGDGWDGAKTAWNQMREYTIPADTIKYGQNNVISIRVFDGTGGGGIYSGPIKSIKLVSETTATNLKMLVQRYKETGEFANDRVARSLRIHLVTVSRYEENGSAEKVVKHMKGFKRLLDHQKGNDLISEKAYKVLKADADYLIKKWQ, from the coding sequence ATGTTCAATAAAAAGGGTTATACACTGATACTATTTTTAGGATTAAGTTTGATGGTTTCTCTTTCAGTATCGACTGCATTTGCAAGTTCTTCGGAGAGTCCAAATAAAAATGATCATGAAAAGAAGGCGTCAATAAGTTCACCTAATGGAAAAGTTCATTTGGATTTTGAACTGTCCGAGAATGGTAAACCACATTATGAGCTTTCCTATAAAGGGGAAGAACTTATTGAACCTTCCTCCCTGGGATTTGAGTTTAAAAATCAGAAGGCGTTAAAAGGCAGCTTTAAGATTGTGAAAACATCTATGAAAACGTTTAATAATACTTGGGAACCCGTATGGGGAGAAAAATCAAAAATAAGAAATCACTACAAGCAATTAACGATTTATTTACAAGAAAAAGAAGCTCCCAATAGAAAAATGAATTTAGTATTTAAGGTTTATAATAATGGGGTAGGGTTTCGGTATGTCCTGCCCGAACAGGAAAATTTGGATAAAAACATCCGGATTACAGCTGAAAATACGGAATTCAAATTTTCCAGTGACAATACCTCCTGGTGGATTCCTAATGACTGGAATAGCTATGAATATAACTATAAGAATACACCGTTAAGTGAAGTAGAAGAAGTTAGTACACCTTTTACAATGAAAACACCTGAAGGTACTTTCCTTACTGTTCATGAAGCGGCACTTATTGATTATGCTGGCATGGCTTTAAAAAAGGTAGATGGGGAATCAACGACACTGAAAAGTTATTTAGCCCCATGGCCAAATAGTAATGTCAAGGTTAAGAAGGATGCTTTGCCGGTGAAAACACCGTGGAGAACCATTCAAATAGGAGACGATGCCGGTGACTTGGTAGAATCTGATATGATTTTAAATCTGAATGAGCCCAGTGCTTTAGAGGATACGTCATGGATTGAACCAATGAAATATATCGGGATTTGGTGGGAAATGATAAGTGGCGATTCTACTTGGGAATCAGGGCCAAAGCACGGTGCGACAACGGAAAATGCAAAAAAATACATCGATTTCGCTTATAAATATCTTGATTCTGAAAATCAAAATATTGGTCTGTTAGTTGAAGGATGGAATATAGGATGGGATGGAAATTGGATGGAAAATGGCGATGAATTTAGTTTCACTCAACCTTATCCTGACTATAACTTAAAAGAAGTTGTCGAGTATGCGCAAGATCATGGTGTGTCCTATATTATGCACAATGAGACTTCTGGAAACATCATAAATTACGAAAAACAAATGGATGAAGCATATGATTTATATCAAGAATTAGGAATTCATGCTATTAAGAGCGGTTACGTAGCCGATAACGGAATGCATAATCCAGAAGACCAAAGTCACCATGGTCAATATATGGTTAATCATTATTTAGAAGCCGTGAAAAAGGCAGCTAAGCATCAAATAATGATTGATACCCATGAACCAATTAAGGGAACCGGCCTCCGTCGTACTTATCCTAATTGGATGAGTCGTGAAGGAGTTAGTGGAATGGAATATGCTGCTTTTGGCGACGATAACAATTTACCTAAGCATTCGACAATCCTTCCATTTACAAGAATGATGGCTGGACCTATAGATTTTACACCGGGCATATTTGATGTGAAAACGTCAAACAATCCCAATACTAGAGTCCTTACAACCCGTGCAAAACAATTGGCTTTGTATGTAACAATCAGCAGCGGGGTCCAGATGGTCGCGGATGAACCCAAAAACTATAAAGACGAAGACGGAAATATTTTACCAGCCTTTGAATTCATCAAAGATGTTCCAGTTACGTGGGATGACATCATTGTACCGAAAGCTAAAATTGGTGATTATGTCAGCATCATCCGCCAAAAAGGAGAAGAATGGTATATCGGAAGTATCACGGATAAGCAAGCGAGAGACTTAGAAATAGATCTCGATTTCTTAGACAAGGGTAAAAAATATGTCGCAGAGATTTACTCGGATGGACCTAACGCGGACTGGAAAACGAACCCGAATCCGGTTTCAATAAAGAAAGCCATTGTGAAGTCCAATGACACATTCGTTGCGTCTCTTGCAGCTGGGGGCGGGCAGGCCGTCAGAATTTATCCAGCAAGTAAAAAAGAAATAGCAAAACTTCCAAATTATAAAGCAAAGAAAATGAAGTTGTCTTATACACACGTTCCTGAGTCTATCCAATCAAATGATTCATTTGAAATAAAGGTAAATATTAGAAATAAAGGCAATGTCATCGTTGGAAAAAATTTAAAACTGCAAATTGATGGCAAAACAGTCGCAAAAAAGCATGTAAGAGTTGCTCCTGGAGGTACTGAGGAAATCAGATTCACCTATAATAAACTATTTAAAACCGGTGATCACAGAATCAGTGTAAACGGATTACCTGCTAAAAAGATAACGGTAGAAAAGAAAAAAACAATATTTGAATACAGTAACTTTAGTGTATCAGCTCAAGATCAGACAATTACGGCAACAGCTGAAGTCACTAACTTTGGCAGCTATAAAGATGTGGCAGAAGTGCCGCTTTTTATTAATGAAGAATTAGTCAAGAGGAAGAGGATTGAGGTACCTGCCCAAGCAGGGGGAGGAAGTAAAGATGTGACATTTACTTATTCAACTTCTGACAATATAGGTGTATATAAAGTGGCCATCGGTAATCTTGAGTCAAAGTTGGCAGCGTTACCTAAAATTGAACTTGCGGGTGGTTGGTTGTTCCACAAAGGGGACAATCTCGACTGGAAAGCACCAGGATACGACGATAGCGGGTGGCAAAAAGTAAACCTGCCGGCAAGTTGGGAAGAACACTCTAACTATACGGAAAATAATGTCTATGGCTGGTACCGGAAGGAGATTTTTATTCCTGAAGAGTGGAAAGGTCATTCATTGAAGGTAACTTTAGGAAAAATTGATGATATGGACGCGACCTATTTTAATGGCCAAAAGATTGGCCAATCTGGAAAGTTTCCAACTGGGGATGGTTGGGACGGAGCGAAAACGGCTTGGAATCAAATGAGGGAATATACTATTCCAGCTGATACTATAAAATACGGCCAGAATAATGTTATTAGTATTAGGGTATTTGATGGTACAGGTGGAGGCGGAATATATAGTGGACCGATTAAATCTATTAAGTTAGTTTCGGAAACAACTGCAACTAACTTGAAAATGCTTGTTCAGCGTTACAAGGAAACCGGTGAATTCGCAAATGACCGTGTTGCCCGTTCTTTACGCATTCACCTGGTTACAGTGAGCCGTTACGAAGAAAATGGTTCAGCTGAAAAAGTTGTTAAACACATGAAAGGTTTTAAACGTTTGCTGGACCATCAAAAAGGAAATGATTTGATTTCTGAGAAAGCCTATAAGGTTCTCAAGGCTGATGCTGACTACCTGATTAAGAAGTGGCAATAG
- a CDS encoding sigma 54-interacting transcriptional regulator — protein sequence MSRMMDIYKQLGKAGENGLSAGDIGEQLDIDRSTASRYLNDLVKANKAVKISGKPVKYAFKVSVPNQSAGTDVIGAGDSLQPILQTGMAAFLYPSRPLPILLTGETGTGKSYLAETLSEMAIEKSKDKKEAPFIAFNCADYAQNVELLVGQIFGIKEGAFTGAARDKKGLVEQANGGVLFLDEIHRLPPSGQEMLFYLMDKGVYRRLGEATQERTANIALIGATTEDSQDYLLSTLWRRFSVKLNIPPLRERTIAEREALVEYFLAEEAAKMNTSLAIEDNCHDAFLTYNCPGNIGQLKSDIQIVCARAYLRYINGEDEKVVIKMEDFPGEGTPSAKGELQAVQMIEAKKSGGKAAFSFPNIYQRLDRSDENENEDSQTVVLNYIRDLTDKYQQPGGPQQGWQKLIGDDLLSALKKAANQLKDNPSVTIHENQLYVIGLHLQNYRNHLKGDVAKAPIPVMVHPNTAYRQAANQLAEYLQKSIGMKLPTEEVELIAHFLTPDQQYQREASREQSIAVILVTHGKTTASSMAEVTNYLLGSNVIHAVDMPLNISATDTYERVKHKINGLKHTKGALILVDIGSLITMGDAIKHELDVPIKTLSSVNLPMILEAGRKSLTSDQTLDDVYDAAKKAMFAFMEKEQESANIKKKRLIATVCFTGEGAAQLLESWIENQLSTFDQDVLIRTVRIDPSTKDTSVLDDLKSYYEVIAIIGTVPVSIDGIPYIPAWELLQQEGISRMLKLLEITRQSKIPSVEEDVSTEELYDLIVQGLGEIVTYVNPKTIAGILNNHIPPIRDYYNWDTNRELGMWMHLSVLVDRIISVRVKGTLEQYISSFPIDNTTALIAKEHKLWNPLFHKIEEAFQVKFTNEIKKELVKLSR from the coding sequence ATGAGTCGCATGATGGATATTTATAAACAGCTCGGTAAAGCAGGCGAAAACGGACTTAGTGCCGGTGACATCGGAGAACAACTGGATATCGACCGTTCAACCGCCAGCCGTTATTTAAATGACCTGGTAAAAGCAAATAAAGCCGTGAAAATTTCAGGCAAGCCGGTAAAGTACGCATTTAAAGTATCCGTCCCTAATCAATCTGCAGGTACAGATGTGATTGGAGCCGGCGATAGTCTGCAGCCTATTTTGCAAACAGGTATGGCAGCCTTTTTGTATCCGTCAAGACCACTGCCAATTTTGCTGACAGGTGAAACAGGCACAGGTAAATCCTACTTAGCAGAAACGTTGTCGGAAATGGCAATCGAAAAGTCGAAAGATAAAAAAGAAGCACCATTTATTGCTTTTAATTGTGCTGATTATGCACAGAATGTTGAATTGCTTGTTGGACAGATTTTCGGGATTAAAGAAGGTGCATTTACCGGTGCTGCCAGGGATAAAAAAGGGTTGGTCGAACAGGCAAATGGCGGGGTTCTTTTTCTTGACGAAATCCATCGTCTCCCGCCATCTGGACAGGAAATGTTATTTTATCTTATGGATAAGGGTGTTTATCGCCGGCTGGGTGAGGCGACACAGGAACGCACTGCTAACATAGCTTTAATCGGTGCCACTACGGAGGATTCCCAAGATTACTTGCTATCAACACTATGGAGACGTTTTTCCGTTAAGTTAAATATTCCGCCACTCCGGGAACGAACCATCGCTGAGCGAGAGGCGCTGGTTGAATATTTTCTAGCTGAAGAAGCCGCGAAAATGAACACATCCTTGGCCATTGAGGATAATTGTCATGATGCATTTTTGACGTATAATTGCCCGGGGAATATTGGTCAATTGAAAAGTGATATACAGATTGTCTGTGCCCGTGCTTACTTACGGTATATCAATGGGGAAGATGAGAAAGTTGTTATAAAAATGGAAGATTTCCCAGGTGAAGGTACTCCATCAGCTAAAGGGGAGCTGCAGGCTGTTCAGATGATTGAAGCGAAGAAATCGGGGGGAAAAGCCGCCTTCTCATTTCCGAATATATATCAGCGATTGGACAGGTCAGATGAAAATGAAAATGAAGATTCACAAACTGTTGTACTGAATTATATTCGGGATCTGACCGATAAGTATCAGCAGCCGGGTGGCCCGCAACAGGGGTGGCAAAAACTAATTGGCGATGACTTGTTATCCGCTTTAAAAAAGGCGGCGAACCAGTTAAAAGACAATCCGTCTGTAACTATTCATGAAAATCAGCTGTATGTCATTGGGCTGCATTTGCAAAATTACCGCAACCATTTGAAGGGGGATGTGGCCAAAGCCCCGATACCGGTAATGGTTCATCCAAATACAGCCTATCGTCAAGCGGCAAATCAGCTTGCTGAATACTTACAGAAATCTATTGGAATGAAGTTACCGACAGAAGAAGTCGAATTGATTGCACATTTTTTGACACCTGACCAGCAGTATCAGCGGGAAGCGTCCCGTGAACAATCCATAGCAGTCATTCTGGTGACTCATGGGAAAACAACGGCATCATCCATGGCAGAGGTAACAAACTATTTGCTTGGAAGTAATGTTATCCATGCGGTTGATATGCCGCTGAACATCTCTGCCACTGACACGTACGAACGGGTCAAACATAAGATAAATGGGCTGAAACATACTAAAGGGGCACTAATACTCGTTGATATTGGTTCATTAATTACGATGGGTGATGCAATCAAGCATGAACTGGATGTACCAATCAAAACGCTATCAAGTGTGAATTTGCCTATGATTTTGGAGGCTGGCAGGAAATCATTAACTTCCGATCAGACATTGGATGATGTGTATGATGCAGCAAAAAAAGCCATGTTTGCATTTATGGAAAAAGAACAGGAATCGGCAAATATTAAAAAGAAACGGCTGATTGCTACGGTATGCTTTACAGGTGAGGGTGCGGCGCAATTACTTGAGTCCTGGATTGAAAACCAGCTTTCCACATTTGATCAGGATGTGTTAATCCGCACGGTGCGAATCGATCCCAGTACGAAAGATACATCAGTTCTTGATGATTTAAAAAGCTACTATGAAGTAATTGCAATTATTGGGACTGTACCGGTTTCCATTGATGGTATTCCATATATTCCGGCTTGGGAACTGCTGCAGCAGGAGGGAATTTCCCGGATGCTGAAACTGCTGGAGATCACCCGGCAGTCAAAAATTCCTTCGGTGGAAGAAGATGTTTCAACGGAGGAACTTTATGATCTGATTGTTCAGGGGCTTGGCGAAATTGTTACTTATGTTAACCCGAAAACCATTGCAGGAATTTTAAATAACCACATTCCTCCAATCCGTGACTATTATAACTGGGACACAAACAGGGAACTGGGCATGTGGATGCATCTCAGTGTGTTAGTTGATCGGATTATTTCGGTTCGTGTAAAGGGGACCTTGGAGCAGTATATTTCTTCATTTCCAATTGATAACACGACGGCACTTATAGCTAAGGAACATAAGCTTTGGAATCCGCTTTTCCATAAAATCGAAGAAGCGTTTCAGGTCAAATTTACAAATGAAATAAAAAAAGAATTAGTTAAGCTTTCTCGATAA
- a CDS encoding PTS sugar transporter subunit IIB produces MKLIILCSWGATSSQLAKKVQEAAEKKGIDLEAFAGGTGEFKQKASEYDVALLEPQVRHLKKEVTKVAEQHSIPVELVDQRAFALMDGDKVLDQALNMIKGDQQ; encoded by the coding sequence ATGAAATTAATTATTTTATGTAGCTGGGGTGCTACGTCAAGTCAGTTGGCTAAAAAAGTACAGGAAGCAGCAGAAAAAAAAGGGATAGACCTTGAGGCATTCGCAGGGGGTACAGGTGAATTCAAACAAAAAGCGAGCGAATATGACGTCGCTTTATTGGAGCCACAAGTACGCCATCTGAAAAAGGAGGTAACCAAGGTAGCAGAACAGCATAGCATTCCGGTTGAACTGGTTGACCAGCGTGCATTTGCATTAATGGACGGCGATAAGGTGCTTGATCAAGCACTGAACATGATAAAGGGGGATCAACAATGA
- a CDS encoding PTS sugar transporter subunit IIC, which produces MNLAQWLEDHLMEPLGKIAQNKYLQAIRDAFVIFALPVIITGAVFLIIANPPTSLDWGIINAWEDAVKPIQAQLLFPFNLTFGLMAMTVAFGVGYSLAIREDMDAVMAGILSMLAFFMTAFPVTDITQVPFGEILNYLGGQGLFVAIILGIVTTELMRFLINKGVAFEMPAGVPPYVMRTFRALVPFMIILPLVWILAWIVWENFGKTIPQLVLDLFSPLVAASNSYWAALGMILVMLVLWSIGIHGMNVVSSVAYPFWMTQLAANADAVEAGEKATGIVTEPFFHMFTHIGGSGATLGLVIFMLFSASVQLKQVGRTAIIPSLFNINEPVIFGVPIVLNPILIIPFVLGPVIIVTINYILFATGVMPPVVVQPPFTVPIFFGGFIATGGSVIAGLVQIMNAIIAAVIYYPFFKRYEKQLVDEESSYNDAEPANS; this is translated from the coding sequence ATGAATTTAGCACAATGGCTTGAAGATCACCTGATGGAACCATTGGGTAAGATAGCGCAAAACAAATATTTGCAGGCAATTCGTGATGCATTCGTTATTTTTGCGTTACCGGTTATTATTACCGGGGCGGTTTTCCTGATTATCGCGAACCCGCCAACCTCACTGGACTGGGGGATTATAAACGCTTGGGAAGATGCGGTTAAGCCGATTCAGGCACAGCTGTTATTTCCATTCAATCTGACTTTTGGGTTAATGGCAATGACTGTTGCGTTTGGTGTCGGGTACAGTCTGGCAATCCGGGAAGATATGGATGCCGTTATGGCAGGTATCCTCTCCATGTTGGCATTTTTCATGACTGCATTTCCGGTAACAGATATTACGCAAGTGCCATTTGGAGAAATTTTAAATTATCTTGGTGGACAGGGATTATTTGTAGCAATTATTTTAGGTATAGTCACTACCGAACTCATGCGTTTTCTTATCAATAAAGGTGTGGCTTTTGAAATGCCCGCGGGTGTACCGCCGTATGTGATGCGAACCTTCAGAGCGCTTGTTCCATTCATGATTATTTTGCCGTTGGTTTGGATATTGGCCTGGATTGTTTGGGAAAACTTTGGAAAAACAATTCCACAATTGGTATTGGACCTGTTCAGTCCGCTAGTAGCAGCATCCAACTCTTACTGGGCAGCACTTGGTATGATTTTAGTAATGCTTGTACTTTGGTCCATTGGTATTCATGGAATGAACGTTGTGTCTTCAGTGGCATACCCGTTTTGGATGACACAGCTTGCTGCAAATGCTGACGCTGTGGAAGCTGGGGAAAAAGCAACTGGTATCGTAACAGAGCCCTTCTTCCACATGTTTACACATATTGGTGGTTCCGGTGCAACACTTGGTCTGGTGATTTTCATGCTGTTCTCGGCATCTGTTCAGCTAAAACAGGTTGGCCGAACAGCAATTATTCCGTCATTGTTCAATATAAACGAACCGGTTATCTTTGGGGTACCAATTGTGTTGAACCCGATATTGATTATTCCGTTTGTATTAGGTCCGGTCATTATCGTAACCATCAACTATATTCTGTTTGCCACCGGTGTAATGCCTCCAGTGGTTGTTCAGCCACCATTTACAGTGCCTATTTTCTTTGGCGGATTTATCGCAACTGGCGGATCTGTGATAGCGGGACTTGTTCAAATCATGAACGCGATTATCGCTGCCGTTATTTACTATCCATTTTTTAAGCGGTATGAAAAACAACTTGTTGATGAAGAAAGTTCATATAACGATGCAGAACCGGCAAACAGCTAG
- a CDS encoding PTS lactose/cellobiose transporter subunit IIA has product MNYEEIMMQLILHGGNARGAAYEALNEAEEYNFEEAEKLLEEANEEFLKGHQYQTELIQSDDEEAPNFFMIHAQDHVMTAQAELQLVKRMITQLKMTQKLEQRIEKLEQ; this is encoded by the coding sequence ATGAATTATGAAGAAATAATGATGCAGCTTATTTTACATGGCGGAAACGCCCGTGGTGCGGCATATGAAGCATTAAACGAGGCTGAAGAATACAATTTTGAAGAAGCTGAAAAACTGCTTGAAGAAGCGAATGAGGAATTTTTAAAAGGACATCAATATCAGACAGAGCTGATTCAAAGTGATGACGAAGAAGCACCAAACTTCTTTATGATTCATGCACAGGATCACGTCATGACAGCACAAGCTGAATTGCAATTGGTTAAGCGGATGATTACCCAATTGAAAATGACACAGAAACTTGAACAGCGGATTGAAAAACTGGAACAATAA